The genomic stretch TCACACTTGACTTTTCCATCCTCGTAAACTAAATCATAAAAAAGAACATTAACATTTCGATCTTTAAAAGGAAATATCATGGAATCGCAACAGTAAGCCGGCATATAAACCGTGGTGATATTTCGACCATAGGAAAGATCCTGGTAAATAAAATCTATGGCTGTTCTACCGGATAACAGTAATCGATTGTCCCCGTTAAAACCATTTTCTCGAAAACACTGACGTACACCATCATTAATAACGGCAATAACATCCTCAATCCAAAACTCACTGCCTATTTCTTCTATCACGTGCTTCATCAATCAAATCTTGTCGACCTTGTTCCTTCCATTGGGCAATTCTATAATCGTGGAAATTAACTATCCCACTTGTTTCTACTCCCACATTTTCTCTTTTAAAAACTTTGTATATGGTAAGAAAAACTATTTTTACATCCATACACAAACTCATGTTATTTACATATTCAGTATCATAAGCTAATTTCCGATCCCACGTGATGGATTTTCGTCCATTCACCTGCGCCCAACCAGTTATTCCTGGTCGTACATCGTGTCTATGTTTTTCGTCTTCGTTATAATAAGGAAGATATATTACGGCTAGAGGACGAGGTCCAACCAAGGACATATCGCCTTTTAACACGTTAATCAATTGCGGTAATTCATCTATGGATGTCGAACGAATAAAACGCCCCACCCTAGTCAAACGTTGTTTATCCGGCAACAATTTCCCCTCTGCGTCACGCTCGTCTGTCATAGACTTGAACTTGATCACTTTAAAAATCTTCCCGCCTTTTCCCGGGCGCTCTTGAAGAAAAAATGCTCCTGCCCCCTTGTTGGCAAAATGCAACCAGATCGCGATAATGAACAACATTGGCCAAATCGCCAGCAACACGATCAACACGAAAAAAAAATCTATACAACGTTTTAAAAAGTGCCTGTACATAAACTTCAATTTTCAAACAAGCTTGCTATAGCAGAATATGTTTTCCTCCTATCAAAACGCTCATCACCCAGTTCACGAGATCGTTTACCCATCCGACCTCTCAAATCTTTATCTAACGCCAACTTTTCAATTGCATTTGCTATCTCTTTGACACTTCCTACTTCACAATTTATTCCACACTTGTATTGTTCTATCAAATCACGATACTCTTCACATTCTTGCGTGTTAATAACCGGAAGACCTGACAGGGCATAATCTCCAACTTTATTTATAATACTACCAGCAGACCCTTTTTTTATTGGATTTATAGTGATATCACAGGAACACAACAATCCAACCATCTTTTCATACGACATTTTTCCTGTAAATTCAACATAAACTGATTTATCCTCTGCACATTTCTCGAATCTATTTTTTAACGGTCCATCTCCAATAACAACAAACTTCACTACACGAGAAAAGTTTCTTTCTTTCAACAAGCGTAATGCATCCAAAACACACTCTATATCATAACTAAAACTTAAAGTGCCTACATAACAAAGCCATATTTCATCATCTTTTCGATCAAGTCGATATTTCTTGCTAGCTTGATCAAAAACACCCCCATCAGTACCAAGATAAACACTCAAACTCTCTTTATCACGTTTATTTACTGCTAACACTCTATTTCTATACGTATCTGAAACTGCTATCACTCTATCCGCAGCCTTGTAAATCTCATCCACGTATAATTTCATCGGGAACGATAACAAGTTTCGCAACGATCGAGATTTTATAACTAATCCAAACGCCTCCGGCCATAAATCCTGAACATCAATAAAGAATTTTACATGATGACTTTTCGAAAACCTTGCGGCTTCCCTTGCAGCCGTCAATGAAGGAACAGCACAATAAATGTAATCGGGAACCGTATGCGATTCCAAATATTCACGAACGTTCATTCCCCAACATCGATGACTATACAAGCGCCTAAAGCTTATATTTTTCACGTATCCCGGTTCATGTATATAAATAATTTTTGACTCGTATGTCTTTACTGGTTCATCTTTATACTTTTTAGTTCCATGATCAAAATCACTCGTGATCAACTCTACACGAAATCCTCCCTTGGCAAACATCTCCGCCAAATAGAGGAAACGCCCGTTCACTGTCCCATCAAACTTGCGACAGAAATTTGCAATAATAATTATTGTTTTCATTATAATCTCCCTAAACAGAAAGCTTGCTTGTTTTGACGATACTGGATATAGCTTGATGAAAATCTTTAGCCAAAAGATCCCAATCATATTTTGCCGCTAGCAAGCGAGCATTATGAGATTTTTGTTTTAAAAGACTTTTTTCTTTTATTAAACGTGATAAACATGTAACGATACTATTCACTTCATTCTCACACGTCCATCCGGCATTCGCTTCTTGCACCTCATTCATCATGTTCGTGCCCCGGGATATCAATACCGGTAACCCATAAGATAAAGCTTCTATCAGCCCCATGGGATGCCCCTCGAAACGAGAGGTCATGATGAACACGTCTGCATCAAGAATAGCGTTTTCTTTTTCTTTCCCCCCGATCTCTCCCTTCAATTTTACAATATCTTCTATCCCGTATCCTTTAATTAACATGTTGAGTCCATCGGCCTCATTTCCTTTAGGCCCATAACAAGTAATCATGAATTTAACTTCTCTCAATTCCTCTTTTATCTGTTGACATGCTTGTACCAACAAATCCAACCCCTTATGATAAACATCTATCCGCCCGATAAACAATGCCTTTATACCAACTTCCGAAAAACATTCCTTTTTCAAAACGGGCTGATGAAAACCATTAGGAATAATCACATGATTCTTATTTAACTTTATTGAATCCTCATATTCTTTTTCGGTCAAAAATTGAATTGCTAACGCATGTTTCACGAAAGAATTGAAAAATAACCAGTGAGCTATTTTCTTTTTTAACCAACTATGATTATGTAATGCCTGTCTTGTTAATGAGCCACGAGGAATTATAACATAAGGTATTCTTTTACGTCTTAGCTCATACGAAAATAAAACCTCTTTAATTGCATAAAATCCTTCAAACACCACCAAGTCAGGAAAGGAAAAAGGTACAGGTAAATTTTTCAATTCCAAACGCCTACACTCTCCTATATCATAAAAACATTTTACATCTAACCAATGTTTCATTCGAGCAGACGTTATATTAATCCAAAGGACATTATCCAAGTTTGACTGTGCTCGGATACTAGCAGGCACACTCCAATTGGGACCTGCCGATATTTTGTCACTTAAATGGGAAATGTATAAGATATCCATAAACACACATTATATCCCCCATTCATATGGAACTAAATGATTCCAATCGGGTCTATACAATAAAATCACAATAAAATATGCTGTATATAAGAATATTATTACCCCATACACAAATATCTTCATATATGAATTTCTCATATTAAACAAAACAGCACTAATAATTATCAAGGTTACAATACTAAAATACCCAGAAACTCTTCCCATTATATTATTAGTTAACCCAATAATTGATAGGCCTATCGTGATAATTAGCGATATCCTACAAAAATATTCAAGTGTAATAGACTGCTTTTTTATACAAACATCATTTATATTAACTAAAGCACCATATTGTGGTTGACCAAAATATCCCATTAATTTTGCATACAAATATATAAGTAACGTAATCAACAATCCTAAAAATACTGCAGTATGATTCATATTGTCAAAACGTTCCTCATTTACATAACCCTCATACAGATCCAAACTTGTTGTTAACCATTCAAAAAATGAGGCTCCTAAATATGCTATAATAATTGAACTAAATATTATAAATCCGTGCTCTACTCTATTATATTTTCTTATACACAGCGGATACAATACGATGAAAATAAATGATGATTTATGAAAAAGGCTTGCCAAAACGACTACCAATAGAAAGGCCCCCAGACGACGCTTTAATACACAAGGTATCGCATATATTAATATGGCTATTGCACAATACATCCGTATAACATTCATTGTTCCCCCCATACGAAACATCGTAATAAACAAGAAACAGCATAATGCTACATTCAACGAATACCATTTAAAAAACTTATAAAAAGAAAAATAAATGAACGCCGAGATTATACATTGAAATTGCAAATATGATAGACCTATTTGATTACATAACCAAGATAAAAACAAATACCCAATTTCCATCCTTCCATCAAGATAAACTATCACAAAATTTGGCATATATGACAATGAATTATACGCGCTCATATATGAAATTGTATCATTTCCAATATTTACAGATCGTAACGCTGTCAAGATAAACATAGGAAACACTAGAAAAAAAGTATAAATATTTTTATATTTCGCCGAAATTGGACGAAACGATTCTTTCAATCCCAAAATAGAATACACGACTAATAATATGATATAATATGTCATATCACGATAAACAAACAAACAATTTCTTAATGTATGACACTGCGTATTAAATTTTAAATAAATCTATCCAAGAACCAATTTCTTCGTCAAAACTTTCTGGATCAAATTTTTCAAAACCGCTACCAGGATAAAATGTAAGCTCTCCAAATTTCAAACCCTCAGGAAGAATATAAAAATCAACTCTTACAAAAGGAATATTTTTAGATAATACCCTGGCTTTATCAAGAAGCTCATCTAAAAGCTGTGGTTTCTCTATTTGAATTTCTTCATGGCTAGGATCATTAATTGTTGTCCCTTTCATGTATTCCCACAATGGGGTATACCAATTAGATTTATAATCTGTTTCCACATCATAATTTACTTTAATTAATTTAGGTTCTCCGTTACAACAAAAAACCTTGTAATCTTTTAAACCCGTTTCGGTTTCACTTTCCAAACATTCTTCTGCAAGTATACGAGGCTTAACATTTTTATAAGGCCATTCTCTGTATTGCTGGTAAATATTGGATTTTAATGCGAAGTTGAATTTTTTTGAAACAGACTTTATATCAAGTACAGACTTATCTTTACATATAAATACACCTCCTCCACCGCCACCATTATTAGTTTTAATAACAAACTTATCTGGTAATGTTTCCCACTCGATATCTTCCACTTTATCCCAAACACCCAAAGTTGGGATAATATACTTTTCACCAATCATTGAGGCCACGTATCTTTTAGCTGATATCTTGTCAACCATTTTCGTGTATTCCGGGTTACGATCATAAAGTTTCAGCCACTGCAATTTTTCCGAAAACGCTTTTGGATTTTTCAATCTCAATTTTTTACCCATTTCCAAGTAATAAATCAACTTTAAATAAAAACAATCACCCGGGAATAAAAAATATAATTTTCTGCATATTGCAGCAACAACATGCTCAGGATGTTTTAATTTTTGTACTAACGATTTGTGTTGCATGCTAACTAAATTGTTTTTTTATTTTTAATGCATAATACATTGGAAGGACACCTATCAAAAAACTCGACACCATGTAAGTAATCGAGGCTCCGATGTAAGAAAAATAATATATAAGCGGAAATGCTATAACAAAACCGCAAACGGAAGCCACTACCGTGAGATTTCTCAATAATTTTTCATGATGTAACACGATCAAGTAATTTTGACCGTAAACAGAATCCATATTAGTAAATAACAATGCGAATGCTGTAATTCTAAGAACGACAATGGCATCATCATATCCCTCGCCAAAAAAAGCTCTAATCAATAAAGGTGCAAAAACAAATAATATCAAACTACCCAAACTGGATACTCCCAAATTGAATTTAGCGTATAAAGAATGATACTCTATCTTTCTAGAAAGATACGGGAAGAAAACATTGGTAAGAGTATTTAAAACCGAGTACGCAACTTGCCCGAATTTCCGTCCCGCATAATAAATTCCGTTTGCCGTATCTCCTCCAAAAAATCCCAATAACAAGACTGAAAGATTATTATACAAGTTCGGCATCAGCGTATTGATAAAAACATCCGTGCTTCCCTTTATTGTAGAAATTATCGTACAAAATGCCGGTTTATATAAACGATATTTCCATTTCACAAAAATAAAATACAAAGCAATAGCCCCTGACAAAAAATATCCCGAGGCCACCAAGACCGGTTGTAGAATATAATCATCTTTATCCTTTATAAAGATAAAGATTGCCGCAGTAAATATCAATTTGGAAATCACGTTCAGTATAGTAGAGTACTTCATCCTTTCCAAACCTAAAAAAAACCATGCAGGGAAAAGTATATGCCCGGGGACATATAAAAAAGTAAACAATATTACCATATAATTCTCTCGAAACTTGGGAACGATCAACAACAAGAGAAGCAATACCAGAAAAGAACAAAACATCAAAAAAATCCTTGACCAAAAGATATCTGAAAATATCTTGGAGACTTCCTTTCTGTCATCTCTAGTTTGCGCCACATTCCTCGCTCCGGTCATATCAAATCCCCAATCCGCAATGGTTTGAATCCAAATAATAATTGCCGCCGCAAAAGAAATCTTACCCAATCCGTCAACACCCAACACGCGAGCGAGATACGGTATCGAAATCAACGGGAATATGTAACTAGCAATTTGAAGTAAAGAAAGATAAGCAAAATTCGAAGCCAATACCTTCCCGTCTT from Butyricimonas virosa encodes the following:
- a CDS encoding sugar transferase, which produces MYRHFLKRCIDFFFVLIVLLAIWPMLFIIAIWLHFANKGAGAFFLQERPGKGGKIFKVIKFKSMTDERDAEGKLLPDKQRLTRVGRFIRSTSIDELPQLINVLKGDMSLVGPRPLAVIYLPYYNEDEKHRHDVRPGITGWAQVNGRKSITWDRKLAYDTEYVNNMSLCMDVKIVFLTIYKVFKRENVGVETSGIVNFHDYRIAQWKEQGRQDLIDEARDRRNRQ
- a CDS encoding glycosyltransferase family 4 protein, encoding MKTIIIIANFCRKFDGTVNGRFLYLAEMFAKGGFRVELITSDFDHGTKKYKDEPVKTYESKIIYIHEPGYVKNISFRRLYSHRCWGMNVREYLESHTVPDYIYCAVPSLTAAREAARFSKSHHVKFFIDVQDLWPEAFGLVIKSRSLRNLLSFPMKLYVDEIYKAADRVIAVSDTYRNRVLAVNKRDKESLSVYLGTDGGVFDQASKKYRLDRKDDEIWLCYVGTLSFSYDIECVLDALRLLKERNFSRVVKFVVIGDGPLKNRFEKCAEDKSVYVEFTGKMSYEKMVGLLCSCDITINPIKKGSAGSIINKVGDYALSGLPVINTQECEEYRDLIEQYKCGINCEVGSVKEIANAIEKLALDKDLRGRMGKRSRELGDERFDRRKTYSAIASLFEN
- a CDS encoding EpsG family protein; this translates as MTYYIILLVVYSILGLKESFRPISAKYKNIYTFFLVFPMFILTALRSVNIGNDTISYMSAYNSLSYMPNFVIVYLDGRMEIGYLFLSWLCNQIGLSYLQFQCIISAFIYFSFYKFFKWYSLNVALCCFLFITMFRMGGTMNVIRMYCAIAILIYAIPCVLKRRLGAFLLVVVLASLFHKSSFIFIVLYPLCIRKYNRVEHGFIIFSSIIIAYLGASFFEWLTTSLDLYEGYVNEERFDNMNHTAVFLGLLITLLIYLYAKLMGYFGQPQYGALVNINDVCIKKQSITLEYFCRISLIITIGLSIIGLTNNIMGRVSGYFSIVTLIIISAVLFNMRNSYMKIFVYGVIIFLYTAYFIVILLYRPDWNHLVPYEWGI
- a CDS encoding ATP-grasp fold amidoligase family protein, with the protein product MQHKSLVQKLKHPEHVVAAICRKLYFLFPGDCFYLKLIYYLEMGKKLRLKNPKAFSEKLQWLKLYDRNPEYTKMVDKISAKRYVASMIGEKYIIPTLGVWDKVEDIEWETLPDKFVIKTNNGGGGGGVFICKDKSVLDIKSVSKKFNFALKSNIYQQYREWPYKNVKPRILAEECLESETETGLKDYKVFCCNGEPKLIKVNYDVETDYKSNWYTPLWEYMKGTTINDPSHEEIQIEKPQLLDELLDKARVLSKNIPFVRVDFYILPEGLKFGELTFYPGSGFEKFDPESFDEEIGSWIDLFKI
- a CDS encoding flippase; amino-acid sequence: MRILRSKDGKVLASNFAYLSLLQIASYIFPLISIPYLARVLGVDGLGKISFAAAIIIWIQTIADWGFDMTGARNVAQTRDDRKEVSKIFSDIFWSRIFLMFCSFLVLLLLLLIVPKFRENYMVILFTFLYVPGHILFPAWFFLGLERMKYSTILNVISKLIFTAAIFIFIKDKDDYILQPVLVASGYFLSGAIALYFIFVKWKYRLYKPAFCTIISTIKGSTDVFINTLMPNLYNNLSVLLLGFFGGDTANGIYYAGRKFGQVAYSVLNTLTNVFFPYLSRKIEYHSLYAKFNLGVSSLGSLILFVFAPLLIRAFFGEGYDDAIVVLRITAFALLFTNMDSVYGQNYLIVLHHEKLLRNLTVVASVCGFVIAFPLIYYFSYIGASITYMVSSFLIGVLPMYYALKIKKQFS
- a CDS encoding glycosyltransferase family 4 protein; its protein translation is MKHWLDVKCFYDIGECRRLELKNLPVPFSFPDLVVFEGFYAIKEVLFSYELRRKRIPYVIIPRGSLTRQALHNHSWLKKKIAHWLFFNSFVKHALAIQFLTEKEYEDSIKLNKNHVIIPNGFHQPVLKKECFSEVGIKALFIGRIDVYHKGLDLLVQACQQIKEELREVKFMITCYGPKGNEADGLNMLIKGYGIEDIVKLKGEIGGKEKENAILDADVFIMTSRFEGHPMGLIEALSYGLPVLISRGTNMMNEVQEANAGWTCENEVNSIVTCLSRLIKEKSLLKQKSHNARLLAAKYDWDLLAKDFHQAISSIVKTSKLSV